A stretch of the Channa argus isolate prfri chromosome 9, Channa argus male v1.0, whole genome shotgun sequence genome encodes the following:
- the LOC137133626 gene encoding UDP-glucuronosyltransferase-like translates to MSSGVWFPTLGLVIWLCCLGPSQEGKILVVPVDGSHWLSMKILVKELVHRGHEILVLVPETSLVIHGSENYKTEIYPVSYTKDELEEKFHKIKEKVFLNEPGIMDLLQSIQRFVEFTLIQVNGCERLLNNQSLMTRLRGEGFDLVLTDPFLPCGSILAHTFSIPAVYFLRGLPCELHLRANKCPSPVSYVPAFFSDNTGVMTFPQRVKNMFMSFVGSLMCKIMYPHFDDLVSRHFGDITTYKDLISHGAIWLLRFDFAFEWPRPILPNMFFIGGLNCGKKAPLSADLEEFVDGSGDDGFIVFTLGSMVSNMPEEKAKQFFDAFRQIPQRVLWRYTGVPPKDVPKNVRLMKWLPQNDLLAHPKAKVFITHGGTHGVYEGICNAVPMLMFPLFGDQSDNVFRMVVRGVAEKLAAHDVTTKKILDALNELIHDKSYKEKIVKLSQIHLDRPIEPLDLAAFWTEFVIKHKGAAHLRVAAHDLNWIQYHSLDVIGFLLIILLTVVWVMLKCCLFCSRKCCRKGAPKTKSE, encoded by the exons ATGAGCAGCGGGGTGTGGTTTCCTACACTGGGGCTGGTGATCTGGCTATGTTGCCTGGGGCCAAGTCAGGAGGGAAAGATTCTGGTTGTGCCTGTGGATGGAAGCCACTGGCTTAGCATGAAGATACTAGTGAAGGAGCTCGTCCACAGGGGCCATGAGATCTTGGTTCTGGTGCCTGAAACCAGCTTGGTGATCCATGGCTCAGAGAACTACAAGACTGAGATCTACCCTGTGTCATACACCAAAGATGAACTGGAAGAAAAATTCCACAAGATCAAGGAAAAAGTTTTCTTAAATGAGCCAGGAATCATGGATTTGCTTCAGAGCATACAGCGTTTTGTTGAGTTTACTTTAATCCAGGTGAATGGTTGTGAAAGACTGCTGAATAATCAGTCTCTAATGACCAGACTGAGGGGAGAGGGCTTCGATCTGGTGCTTACAGACCCCTTCCTTCCCTGTGGATCCATCCTGGCTCACACCTTTTCCATTCCAGCTGTTTACTTCCTGCGTGGACTTCCATGTGAACTACATCTACGTGCTAACAAATGCCCTTCTCCTGTTTCCTACGTCCCTGCGTTCTTTTCTGATAACACAGGTGTTATGACCTTTCCCCAGAGAGTCAAAAACATGTTCATGTCCTTTGTGGGGTCTTTAATGTGCAAAATTATGTATCCTCACTTTGACGATCTGGTCAGCAGGCATTTTGGAGACATCACAACCTACAAGGATCTCATTAGTCATGGTGCTATCTGGCTTCTCAGatttgactttgcttttgaaTGGCCCAGACCTATTCTgccaaacatgtttttcattggAGGTTTGAACTGTGGAAAGAAAGCACCTCTCTCAGCA GACTTGGAGGAATTTGTGGATGGCTCAGGAGACGATGGCTTCATTGTCTTTACTCTGGGCTCAATGGTTTCCAACATGCCTGAGGAGAAGGCCAAACAATTCTTTGATGCCTTTCGGCAAATTCCGCAAAGG GTTCTGTGGAGGTACACTGGAGTCCCACCTAAAGATGTTCCCAAAAATGTCAGACTCATGAAGTGGTTACCTCAGAATGATCTCCTAG CTCATCCCAAGGCTAAGGTGTTCATCACTCATGGAGGTACCCATGGCGTCTATGAGGGTATCTGTAATGCTGTGCCCATGTTGATGTTTCCCCTGTTTGGGGATCAGAGCGATAACGTATTTCGCATGGTGGTCCGGGGTGTTGCAGAGAAACTTGCTGCTCATGATGTCACAACTAAGAAAATATTGGATGCGCTAAACGAACTCATTCATGATAAAAG CTACAAGGAGAAGATAGTAAAGCTGTCTCAGATACACCTGGACCGCCCTATCGAGCCTTTGGACTTGGCTGCTTTCTGGACAGAGTTTGTGATCAAACACAAAGGAGCTGCACATCTAAGAGTAGCTGCACATGACTTGAACTGGATTCAGTACCACAGTCTGGATGTCATTGGATTTTTACTCATCATTCTCCTAACTGTTGTGTGGGTGATGCTAAAATGCTGCTTGTTCTGCTCCCGGAAGTGTTGCAGGAAGGGAGCTCCAAAGACAAAATCAGAATAG
- the LOC137133625 gene encoding UDP-glucuronosyltransferase-like isoform X1, whose product MSSGVWFPTLGLVIWLCCLGPSQEGKILVVPVDGSHWLSMKILVKELVHRGHEILVLVPETSMVIHGSENYKTEIYTLAYTKDELEEKFNKMRDEVFQRAPGIMDFFHSVQRFVEFTLIQMNGCESLLNNQSLMTRLRGEGFDLVLTDPFLPCGSILAHTFSIPAVYLLRGLPCGLHVQANQCPSPVSYVPVFSSDNTGVMTFPQRVKNMFIFFMQPYVCKMIYAHFDDLVSRYLGDITTYKDLISHGAIWLIRDDFAFEWPRPLLPNMFFVGGINCAKKAPLPPDLEKFVNGSGEDGFIVFTLGSMVSNMPEEKAKQFFDAFRQIPQRVLWRYTGVPPKDVPKNVRLMKWLPQNDLLAHPKAKVFITHGGTHGVYEGICNAVPMFIFSLFADQHENAHRMVTRGVAKTVTIHDVTTERIVDALNKLIHDKSYKEKIVKLSQIHLDRPIEPLDLAAFWTEFVIKHKGAAHLRVAAHDLNWIQYHSLDVIGILLIILLTVVWVMLKCCLFCTRKCCRKGAPKTKSE is encoded by the exons ATGAGCAGCGGGGTGTGGTTTCCTACACTGGGGCTGGTGATCTGGCTATGTTGCCTGGGGCCAAGTCAGGAGGGAAAGATTCTGGTTGTGCCTGTGGATGGAAGCCACTGGCTTAGCATGAAGATACTAGTGAAGGAGCTCGTCCACAGGGGCCATGAGATCTTGGTTCTGGTGCCTGAAACCAGCATGGTGATCCATGGCTCAGAGAACTACAAGACTGAGATCTACACTCTAGCATACACCAAAGATGAACTGGAAGAAAAATTTAACAAGATGAGGGACGAAGTCTTCCAAAGAGCACCAGGAATAATGGATTTCTTTCATAGCGTGCAGCGTTTTGTTGAGTTTACTTTAATCCAGATGAATGGTTGTGAAAGTCTGCTTAACAATCAGTCTCTAATGACCAGACTGAGGGGAGAGGGCTTCGATCTTGTGCTTACAGACCCCTTCCTTCCCTGTGGATCCATCCTGGCTCACACCTTTTCCATTCCAGCTGTTTATTTACTGCGTGGACTTCCATGTGGGCTGCATGTACAGGCTAACCAATGTCCCTCTCCTGTTTCCTATGTCCCTGTGTTCTCTTCTGATAACACAGGTGTTATGACCTTTCCCCAGAGAGtcaaaaacatgttcattttttttatgcagccCTATGTATGCAAAATGATTTATGCCCACTTTGATGATCTGGTCAGCAGGTATTTAGGAGACATCACAACCTACAAGGATCTCATTAGTCATGGTGCTATCTGGCTCATCAGAGATGACTTTGCTTTTGAATGGCCCAGACCTCTTCtgccaaacatgttttttgttggaGGTATCAACTGCGCAAAGAAAGCACCTCTTCCACCA GACTTGGAGAAATTTGTGAATGGCTCAGGAGAAGATGGCTTTATTGTCTTTACTCTGGGCTCAATGGTTTCCAACATGCCTGAGGAGAAGGCCAAACAATTCTTTGATGCCTTTCGGCAAATTCCTCAAAGG gTTCTTTGGAGGTACACTGGAGTCCCACCTAAAGATGTTCCAAAAAATGTCAGACTCATGAAGTGGTTACCTCAGAATGATCTCCTAG CCCATCCCAAGGCTAAGGTGTTCATCACTCATGGAGGTACTCATGGCGTCTATGAGGGCATCTGTAATGCTGTGCCCATGTTTATATTTTCGCTGTTTGCGGATCAGCACGAAAATGCACATCGCATGGTGACCCGCGGCGTTGCAAAGACGGTCACTATTCATGATGTGACAACTGAAAGAATAGTGGATGCACTAAACAAACTTATTCATGATAAAAG CTACAAGGAGAAGATAGTAAAGCTGTCTCAGATACACCTGGACCGCCCTATCGAGCCTTTGGACTTGGCTGCTTTCTGGACAGAGTTTGTGATCAAACACAAAGGAGCTGCACATCTAAGAGTAGCTGCACATGACTTGAACTGGATTCAGTACCACAGTCTGGATGTCATAGGAATTTTACTCATCATTCTCCTAACTGTTGTGTGGGTGATGCTAAAATGCTGCTTGTTCTGCACCCGGAAGTGTTGCAGGAAGGGAGCTCCAAAGACAAAATCCGAATAA
- the LOC137133625 gene encoding UDP-glucuronosyltransferase-like isoform X2: MSSGVWFPTLGLVIWLCCLGPSQEGKILVVPVDGSHWLSMKILVKELVHRGHEILVLVPETSMVIHGSENYKTEIYTLAYTKDELEEKFNKMRDEVFQRAPGIMDFFHSVQRFVEFTLIQMNGCESLLNNQSLMTRLRGEGFDLVLTDPFLPCGSILAHTFSIPAVYLLRGLPCGLHVQANQCPSPVSYVPVFSSDNTGVMTFPQRVKNMFIFFMQPYVCKMIYAHFDDLVSRYLGDITTYKDLISHGAIWLIRDDFAFEWPRPLLPNMFFVGGINCAKKAPLPPVLWRYTGVPPKDVPKNVRLMKWLPQNDLLAHPKAKVFITHGGTHGVYEGICNAVPMFIFSLFADQHENAHRMVTRGVAKTVTIHDVTTERIVDALNKLIHDKSYKEKIVKLSQIHLDRPIEPLDLAAFWTEFVIKHKGAAHLRVAAHDLNWIQYHSLDVIGILLIILLTVVWVMLKCCLFCTRKCCRKGAPKTKSE; this comes from the exons ATGAGCAGCGGGGTGTGGTTTCCTACACTGGGGCTGGTGATCTGGCTATGTTGCCTGGGGCCAAGTCAGGAGGGAAAGATTCTGGTTGTGCCTGTGGATGGAAGCCACTGGCTTAGCATGAAGATACTAGTGAAGGAGCTCGTCCACAGGGGCCATGAGATCTTGGTTCTGGTGCCTGAAACCAGCATGGTGATCCATGGCTCAGAGAACTACAAGACTGAGATCTACACTCTAGCATACACCAAAGATGAACTGGAAGAAAAATTTAACAAGATGAGGGACGAAGTCTTCCAAAGAGCACCAGGAATAATGGATTTCTTTCATAGCGTGCAGCGTTTTGTTGAGTTTACTTTAATCCAGATGAATGGTTGTGAAAGTCTGCTTAACAATCAGTCTCTAATGACCAGACTGAGGGGAGAGGGCTTCGATCTTGTGCTTACAGACCCCTTCCTTCCCTGTGGATCCATCCTGGCTCACACCTTTTCCATTCCAGCTGTTTATTTACTGCGTGGACTTCCATGTGGGCTGCATGTACAGGCTAACCAATGTCCCTCTCCTGTTTCCTATGTCCCTGTGTTCTCTTCTGATAACACAGGTGTTATGACCTTTCCCCAGAGAGtcaaaaacatgttcattttttttatgcagccCTATGTATGCAAAATGATTTATGCCCACTTTGATGATCTGGTCAGCAGGTATTTAGGAGACATCACAACCTACAAGGATCTCATTAGTCATGGTGCTATCTGGCTCATCAGAGATGACTTTGCTTTTGAATGGCCCAGACCTCTTCtgccaaacatgttttttgttggaGGTATCAACTGCGCAAAGAAAGCACCTCTTCCACCA gTTCTTTGGAGGTACACTGGAGTCCCACCTAAAGATGTTCCAAAAAATGTCAGACTCATGAAGTGGTTACCTCAGAATGATCTCCTAG CCCATCCCAAGGCTAAGGTGTTCATCACTCATGGAGGTACTCATGGCGTCTATGAGGGCATCTGTAATGCTGTGCCCATGTTTATATTTTCGCTGTTTGCGGATCAGCACGAAAATGCACATCGCATGGTGACCCGCGGCGTTGCAAAGACGGTCACTATTCATGATGTGACAACTGAAAGAATAGTGGATGCACTAAACAAACTTATTCATGATAAAAG CTACAAGGAGAAGATAGTAAAGCTGTCTCAGATACACCTGGACCGCCCTATCGAGCCTTTGGACTTGGCTGCTTTCTGGACAGAGTTTGTGATCAAACACAAAGGAGCTGCACATCTAAGAGTAGCTGCACATGACTTGAACTGGATTCAGTACCACAGTCTGGATGTCATAGGAATTTTACTCATCATTCTCCTAACTGTTGTGTGGGTGATGCTAAAATGCTGCTTGTTCTGCACCCGGAAGTGTTGCAGGAAGGGAGCTCCAAAGACAAAATCCGAATAA
- the LOC137133627 gene encoding mast cell protease 1A-like: MTMIHMFCVLFVLQLVPITGATESGIVGGEVSKPHSRPYMASLQVQRQHLCGGILIREDFVLTVAHCHQQQPMTVVLGAHDVTKEEKSQQRIKVAKYYKHPDFRGKYDYDIMLIKLKKNATLNRYVRLIDQLPKKDEKIPANIKCLVAGWGKTGVDQPTSNVLRETTEKIQFSVECNKKWGEYFNPARMICTKFTKKTGGICQGDSGGPLICNNKPQGLTAFTLETDCNDPKYPHVFTKVNFFLSWIKKILQV, translated from the exons ATGACCATGATCCACATGTTCTGTGTTCTATTTGTCCTACAGCTCGTCCCcatcactg GGGCCACTGAGAGCGGCATAGTAGGTGGTGAAGTTTCAAAGCCTCATTCCAGACCTTACATGGCATCGCTCCAGGTTCAGAGACAACATTTGTGTGGTGGGATTCTTATTCGGGAAGACTTTGTCCTAACTGTAGCGCACTGCCACCA ACAGCAGCCCATGACAGTGGTACTTGGAGCACACGACGTAaccaaggaagaaaaaagtcagCAAAGGATCAAAGTGGCTAAATACTATAAACATCCAGATTTCAGAGGAAAATATGACTATGACATTATGTTAATTAAG ttaaaaaagaaTGCCACACTGAACAGGTATGTGAGACTCATTGACCAACTACCAAAAAAAGACGAGAAAATACcagcaaacattaaatgtttagtTGCTGGTTGGGGAAAAACTGGAGTCGATCAGCCTACATCAAATGTACTGAGGGAAACCACAGAGAAGATACAATTCAGCGTTGAGTGCAACAAAAAATGGGGAGAATACTTCAACCCTGCTCGCATGATATGTACCAAGTTCACCAAAAAGACAGGAGGGATTTGTCAG GGGGATTCTGGTGGGCCACTCATCTGCAACAACAAGCCTCAAGGTTTAACAGCTTTTACCCTAGAAACGGATTGTAATGATCCAAAGTATCCTCATgtcttcaccaaagtcaacttctttctttcctggattaaaaaaatattgcaggTATAG